The Geotalea uraniireducens Rf4 genome window below encodes:
- a CDS encoding transglutaminase-like domain-containing protein, with protein sequence MFRKYSRTIAAVILCFFTWTSGGVFSIANAAQVEARKAKTQRQEKKPEGAEEKFSKVTGEMEAILADPKEDIEAKKGRLRLKKAEVDALDTDIRKQFAETEKRLKDAKLPAEILERHRRFVKHYDDNLAELKGNIERVEKAKDKKEAEAEIEKTRKHLEKVKAPTRHQPLDPNNLPHRQPKVIKREPRLKKEEFERDLKKDKNAWRNEKRIMVASAGSLAGLLTSSMVNAVTPPTAADLAETVDVQLTPEIRAKALELGNNPVKIYEWVRNNAEYEPYYGSLKGAQQTLMEKSGNNYDQASLLIALLRAANIPAKYVTGTIEIPIERVMSWIGVKDPTTAANILATGGIPAKAGVSGGKISTIRLEHVWVEAYVNMYPSFGAKNGPGNAWTPIDPSFKEHELNTSVDMSKIVKFNESDYLRAQSKLPPSLTYLFALEDYHTANYQGGMYEMFYLKKIKEHEFGVFLGTLPYKTVVVGSKFASIDTLLRHKISIGLRDPTTDDATAITKDVCELTGKQITVSYTPATDQDSAVMTNYGGLLKTPAYLIKVKARVKVDDTVVLEGPPIGMGESLKLNLQFSTPGSFGDSIETEMAAGLYYNIGLSALNVASKQALGGLDNSENLVGTFYDSINSGDNQVGKVLHNIGLQYFTHTNNASKVLEGVMHIYNTRAVNAGFVSVSAKYREFFGLMVSPPIISGLVIDIPRYIQSPFSIIGDKEQEKAFTKIQGLNSSYFEHAIWESFSGIDSVSTVKLLQLANEAGQTIYTINSANVSQTLPLLNQTQQVKDDIQNAVAAGKEVTIPGSKITRNEWSGTGFIVRNPDTGEGAYMISNGLAGGGSTSSPSSISLLGRLLSRQYAALALGKPANQFALNRGIGRWIGAGYDEIMIFAIGGMLLSKGFIPRHEYTFSKEELLSLINRPDNWIVYYSGHGNTSPDYGDMLIPGYDKDGKPEYVYSGDITKANARVVFLDSCRSGDRGSFMNSFGVDNLVFMGWTHSVEYFESGDFAFDWWRSFISGKSAAISAAGIADGKYVTPSSDANEPYVVIKGGSLTLDSL encoded by the coding sequence ATGTTCCGCAAATATTCGAGGACGATAGCAGCTGTTATATTGTGCTTTTTCACCTGGACTTCGGGTGGGGTGTTCAGCATCGCCAATGCGGCGCAGGTTGAGGCCAGGAAGGCAAAGACGCAACGTCAGGAGAAAAAGCCGGAAGGGGCGGAGGAGAAATTTTCTAAAGTTACCGGGGAGATGGAGGCGATACTTGCCGACCCGAAGGAGGACATTGAAGCAAAGAAAGGTCGCCTGCGGCTCAAAAAGGCGGAGGTGGACGCACTCGACACGGATATCCGCAAGCAGTTCGCCGAGACGGAGAAGCGGCTTAAGGATGCCAAGTTACCGGCCGAGATTCTGGAGCGCCATCGCCGGTTCGTCAAGCACTATGACGACAATCTGGCTGAGTTGAAGGGGAATATCGAGCGGGTTGAGAAGGCCAAAGATAAGAAAGAAGCAGAGGCTGAGATCGAGAAGACCCGGAAACACCTGGAAAAGGTGAAGGCTCCGACACGACATCAGCCCCTTGATCCGAACAACCTTCCCCACCGGCAGCCGAAGGTGATAAAGCGGGAGCCGCGGCTGAAGAAGGAGGAGTTTGAGCGGGATTTAAAGAAGGACAAGAACGCATGGAGAAATGAAAAGCGGATCATGGTCGCCTCGGCGGGGTCTTTGGCCGGGTTGCTTACCTCCAGCATGGTCAATGCCGTTACCCCACCCACTGCCGCTGATCTGGCGGAGACTGTTGACGTCCAGTTGACTCCTGAGATCAGGGCCAAGGCTCTGGAGTTGGGGAACAACCCGGTTAAGATTTACGAGTGGGTGCGGAACAACGCTGAATATGAACCGTATTATGGTTCCCTAAAAGGGGCGCAGCAGACGCTGATGGAAAAATCCGGGAATAACTACGACCAGGCCAGCTTGTTGATTGCTCTGTTAAGAGCGGCAAATATCCCAGCCAAATATGTTACAGGAACCATTGAAATACCAATCGAGAGGGTAATGTCATGGATTGGAGTCAAGGACCCAACTACGGCGGCAAATATACTGGCAACAGGGGGGATACCTGCAAAAGCAGGCGTGAGCGGTGGAAAAATTTCAACGATCCGTCTGGAGCATGTCTGGGTGGAGGCGTATGTCAACATGTACCCATCCTTTGGCGCCAAGAATGGCCCTGGTAACGCCTGGACACCCATTGACCCGAGCTTCAAGGAGCATGAACTCAATACCTCCGTGGATATGTCAAAGATTGTTAAGTTCAATGAGTCCGACTATCTGCGGGCTCAGAGCAAATTGCCCCCTTCACTTACCTACCTGTTCGCCTTGGAAGACTACCATACTGCCAACTACCAGGGTGGCATGTATGAGATGTTTTACCTGAAAAAGATCAAAGAGCACGAATTCGGCGTCTTTCTTGGGACGCTGCCGTACAAAACGGTCGTTGTCGGCAGCAAGTTCGCAAGTATCGATACATTACTGCGACACAAGATTTCAATAGGACTGCGCGATCCCACAACAGATGATGCAACAGCCATAACGAAAGACGTCTGTGAGCTGACCGGAAAGCAAATCACCGTATCCTACACTCCCGCCACAGATCAAGACAGCGCGGTAATGACCAACTATGGAGGATTGCTGAAGACACCGGCCTATCTGATAAAAGTCAAGGCGCGGGTGAAAGTTGACGATACGGTTGTCCTGGAAGGGCCGCCGATAGGCATGGGAGAATCGTTGAAGCTTAACCTACAGTTTTCCACGCCCGGCAGTTTCGGCGACTCCATCGAAACCGAAATGGCAGCTGGCCTCTATTACAACATCGGGCTTTCCGCCCTGAATGTCGCAAGCAAACAGGCACTGGGGGGACTAGACAACTCGGAAAACCTCGTCGGCACCTTCTACGATTCAATCAACAGCGGGGACAATCAGGTCGGCAAGGTACTGCACAACATCGGCCTGCAATACTTCACCCACACGAATAATGCCTCAAAGGTGCTCGAAGGTGTGATGCACATTTATAACACGAGAGCGGTAAATGCCGGGTTCGTCTCAGTATCGGCGAAGTACCGGGAGTTTTTCGGGCTCATGGTATCGCCCCCCATCATTTCGGGGCTGGTTATCGACATCCCGAGATACATTCAATCTCCATTTTCCATCATCGGCGACAAGGAGCAAGAAAAGGCGTTCACCAAAATCCAAGGCCTCAATTCATCGTACTTTGAGCATGCTATTTGGGAAAGCTTTTCCGGGATTGATTCAGTATCTACGGTAAAACTACTTCAGCTGGCAAACGAGGCGGGGCAGACGATTTACACGATCAATAGCGCAAATGTAAGTCAAACCCTGCCGCTGCTGAACCAGACGCAACAGGTAAAAGATGACATTCAAAATGCTGTTGCTGCAGGTAAAGAGGTGACAATTCCTGGAAGCAAGATCACTCGCAATGAGTGGAGCGGTACAGGATTCATAGTGAGGAACCCGGATACTGGCGAAGGCGCTTACATGATTTCGAATGGGCTGGCAGGAGGAGGAAGTACCAGTTCACCTTCATCAATATCACTGTTGGGGAGGCTCCTTTCGCGTCAATATGCAGCTCTTGCACTAGGAAAACCAGCAAACCAGTTCGCCTTAAATAGGGGGATAGGGAGATGGATTGGAGCTGGATATGATGAGATTATGATTTTTGCCATCGGTGGTATGTTACTTTCTAAAGGATTTATACCAAGGCATGAGTATACTTTTTCTAAAGAAGAATTGTTAAGTCTTATCAACAGGCCAGATAATTGGATTGTATATTATAGCGGACATGGAAATACGAGCCCAGACTATGGGGATATGTTAATACCAGGTTATGATAAAGACGGTAAACCGGAGTATGTTTATTCTGGCGATATTACAAAAGCTAATGCACGTGTTGTTTTCCTTGACAGCTGCCGTTCTGGAGATCGGGGTAGTTTTATGAATTCATTTGGTGTCGATAATCTAGTATTCATGGGGTGGACTCACTCTGTAGAATATTTTGAATCGGGAGATTTTGCTTTTGATTGGTGGCGTAGCTTTATTTCAGGTAAATCCGCTGCGATATCAGCTGCAGGTATTGCTGATGGTAAATACGTAA
- a CDS encoding macro domain-containing protein — protein sequence MKEIIGNIWDYQDKAIIAITTNGLVGKTGLAVFGRGCARQAMERFPDLPARLGSLINAQGNHVFYLGNGIVSFPVEHTPYETPDLRLIKRSAGELATLADKEGWRLVIVPRPGCGGGGLDWREVKPVLESCLDDRFVIISQ from the coding sequence ATGAAAGAAATTATCGGCAACATCTGGGATTATCAGGATAAGGCCATCATCGCCATAACCACCAACGGCCTGGTGGGGAAAACCGGGCTTGCTGTTTTCGGCCGGGGGTGCGCCAGACAGGCAATGGAACGCTTCCCCGACCTGCCGGCACGGCTCGGCTCCTTGATCAATGCGCAAGGAAACCACGTTTTTTATCTGGGCAATGGGATTGTCAGCTTTCCTGTCGAGCATACCCCCTATGAAACGCCCGACCTGCGCCTGATCAAACGTTCAGCCGGGGAGTTGGCAACACTTGCCGACAAAGAAGGGTGGCGCCTGGTGATCGTACCGAGGCCCGGATGCGGTGGCGGCGGCCTTGACTGGCGCGAAGTGAAACCGGTTCTGGAGAGTTGCCTCGACGACCGTTTCGTCATCATCTCCCAGTAA
- a CDS encoding THUMP domain-containing class I SAM-dependent RNA methyltransferase, with the protein MKLFFFATTAKGVEDVLAEELRALGIEELSVESGGVRFNGDLATCYRTNLRLRTASRILMTLAEFPCDTPQSLYDGVRAIHWNDFLTPDMTLAVDCNLRDSAMTHSGFVALKTKDAIVDEIRDRCGSRPDVDTRDPDLRVNVHLFRNRCTVSLDTSGTPLDRRGYRLDRNVAPLRETLAAALLDLSGWDASVPLVDPMCGSGTIPIEAALKASRCAPGLLRQEFGFQRWPGFDRNKWKELVRAAREEVHETISVPIIGHDISAKAVEIARSNSMRADVGDMVQFSQGDIRNLAPPPAPGVILFNPPYGQRLGEEEELKVLYKEIGDVMKQRCKGYTAFLFTGNLELAKYVGLKATRRIVLFNGPIECRLLKYDLY; encoded by the coding sequence ATGAAACTGTTCTTTTTTGCCACCACCGCCAAGGGGGTAGAGGATGTCCTGGCGGAAGAGCTGCGGGCACTGGGGATAGAAGAGCTATCTGTAGAAAGCGGTGGAGTCCGGTTTAACGGGGATCTGGCGACGTGTTACCGGACAAATCTTCGGCTGCGCACCGCAAGTCGAATCCTGATGACACTTGCGGAATTTCCTTGCGATACGCCGCAGAGCCTTTATGACGGCGTGCGCGCCATACATTGGAATGATTTTCTCACCCCGGATATGACCCTGGCCGTCGATTGCAATCTGCGCGATTCAGCCATGACTCACTCTGGTTTTGTTGCGCTCAAGACCAAAGATGCCATTGTGGACGAAATACGCGACCGCTGTGGCAGCCGGCCCGATGTTGATACCAGAGATCCCGATCTGCGGGTTAATGTTCACCTGTTCCGAAATCGGTGCACGGTAAGCCTGGATACTTCCGGAACACCCCTGGACAGGCGCGGTTACCGTTTGGACAGGAATGTGGCGCCTTTGAGGGAGACCCTGGCAGCGGCGCTCCTTGATTTAAGCGGTTGGGACGCCTCTGTGCCGCTGGTTGACCCAATGTGCGGTTCCGGGACCATACCGATTGAAGCTGCTCTTAAGGCAAGTCGCTGCGCTCCCGGTCTTCTGCGGCAAGAGTTCGGTTTTCAGCGCTGGCCCGGTTTTGATCGCAACAAGTGGAAAGAATTGGTTCGGGCGGCACGAGAAGAGGTCCATGAAACCATTTCGGTGCCGATTATCGGCCATGACATTTCTGCAAAGGCCGTCGAGATTGCGCGCAGTAACAGTATGCGGGCCGATGTGGGGGATATGGTGCAGTTTTCCCAGGGGGATATACGCAACCTTGCCCCTCCGCCTGCACCGGGCGTAATCCTCTTCAATCCGCCCTATGGGCAGCGGCTCGGCGAGGAGGAGGAGCTGAAAGTGCTGTACAAGGAGATCGGCGATGTCATGAAGCAGCGCTGCAAGGGGTACACCGCTTTCCTCTTTACGGGAAATCTGGAACTGGCCAAATACGTCGGCTTGAAGGCCACCCGGCGGATTGTTCTCTTCAACGGCCCGATTGAATGCCGCTTGCTGAAATACGACCTCTATTAA
- a CDS encoding c(7)-type cytochrome triheme domain-containing protein encodes MPYKTGLRLTIVIMMWGLLFCLSSASASEFFDLPPLPPAEEYGNILINRTSTKNGVKPATFSHWQHRIKYTCRVCHSELEFNMKVNTTEITEFANRKGKYCGACHNGKTAFRHNGNCDKCHNGDITYGKQKFDIFSKLPFARTSYGDGINWVESLKLGVISPAHYVKTKSQDLPFDKMLILDSEMNIIPPSIFPHKAHTAWLDCDSCHPDVFNIKKKTTKFFSMSYILKGQFCGVCHINVAFPMNDCKRCHPGIKE; translated from the coding sequence ATGCCATACAAAACCGGTTTGAGACTGACAATTGTCATAATGATGTGGGGCTTGCTGTTCTGCTTGTCGTCGGCGTCGGCGTCCGAGTTTTTCGATCTTCCGCCGCTTCCCCCTGCTGAAGAATACGGCAATATTCTCATCAACCGCACTTCCACCAAGAACGGCGTCAAACCGGCCACGTTTTCCCATTGGCAGCACAGGATCAAGTATACCTGCCGCGTCTGCCACTCGGAACTCGAGTTCAACATGAAGGTCAACACGACCGAGATAACCGAGTTTGCCAACAGGAAAGGAAAATATTGCGGCGCCTGTCATAACGGCAAAACGGCTTTCAGGCATAACGGTAACTGCGACAAGTGCCATAATGGCGATATTACCTATGGCAAGCAGAAGTTCGATATATTTTCGAAATTACCGTTTGCCAGAACCTCCTATGGTGATGGCATCAACTGGGTTGAATCGCTGAAGCTGGGGGTAATTTCTCCTGCCCATTATGTTAAAACAAAATCCCAGGATCTCCCCTTTGACAAGATGCTGATACTGGACTCGGAAATGAATATCATTCCGCCGTCCATATTTCCACATAAAGCCCATACCGCCTGGCTTGATTGCGATAGTTGCCACCCGGATGTGTTCAATATCAAAAAGAAAACCACAAAATTCTTCTCCATGTCGTATATTTTAAAGGGTCAGTTCTGCGGAGTGTGCCATATAAACGTGGCGTTCCCCATGAACGACTGCAAAAGATGCCACCCGGGAATCAAGGAATAA
- a CDS encoding c(7)-type cytochrome triheme domain-containing protein, translating to MKKMFFVIVLFAGMAGVTFAQVGVKKKRVPPYEFGKVTINNYSEKVGLKPVQFDHWVHRSKYTCRLCHMDIGFSMKAGETQLKAADNMRGYFCGTCHNGKMVYGDRVVFKACSKEFTKEEVKRCERCHLSAPNPKKEAEFEKFAEKMPKERYGNGINWEQAEVLGLIKPIDFIEGVSIKKAPLATQKDFALTSKIEGIPDIIFSHKKHTIWNGCEVCHPEIFIGMKKGADKYTMVDLFQGKYCGVCHDTVAFPQTDCQRCHTKPV from the coding sequence ATGAAGAAGATGTTCTTTGTGATAGTTCTCTTTGCCGGTATGGCGGGGGTAACTTTCGCTCAAGTAGGCGTTAAGAAGAAGAGAGTGCCTCCCTATGAGTTCGGTAAAGTCACCATTAACAACTACTCGGAAAAGGTGGGACTCAAGCCTGTTCAGTTTGATCACTGGGTGCACCGGAGTAAATACACATGCAGGCTTTGCCATATGGATATCGGTTTTTCCATGAAGGCCGGCGAAACCCAATTGAAGGCCGCGGACAATATGCGCGGCTACTTCTGCGGCACCTGCCATAACGGTAAAATGGTCTATGGCGACAGGGTGGTGTTTAAGGCATGTTCAAAGGAGTTTACCAAGGAAGAGGTGAAGCGCTGTGAACGGTGCCATCTCTCCGCCCCCAACCCCAAGAAAGAAGCAGAATTTGAGAAGTTTGCGGAAAAAATGCCTAAAGAACGTTATGGCAACGGCATAAACTGGGAGCAGGCGGAAGTGCTGGGGCTGATCAAGCCGATTGATTTCATCGAGGGGGTCTCCATCAAAAAAGCGCCCCTGGCCACGCAAAAGGATTTTGCCCTTACCTCGAAAATCGAAGGAATCCCCGATATAATCTTCTCACATAAGAAGCACACTATCTGGAACGGCTGTGAAGTCTGCCATCCGGAAATTTTTATCGGCATGAAGAAGGGCGCCGATAAATACACCATGGTAGATTTATTCCAGGGGAAATACTGCGGCGTCTGCCACGATACGGTAGCGTTCCCCCAGACGGATTGTCAACGATGCCATACAAAACCGGTTTGA
- the sucC gene encoding ADP-forming succinate--CoA ligase subunit beta gives MNIHEYQAKEILSSFGIPVPRGRVALTSDQVERAAKEMGGRCVVKAQIYAGGRGKAGGVKLVHHPEQAQELGKDLFTRKLVTPQTGPEGLRVRRILVEEAVEIAREFYLSITLDRESSRYCLIASAEGGVEIEEVAQKSPEKIHMLTIDPFTGLRPYQARKIALALGLAGSVCEDCVELILNLYRLCLEKDCYLVEINPLVVTRAGWLMAMDAKINFDDNAMFRHREYPDMLDYSQLDTLEINAGKYDLSYIKLQGNIGCMVNGAGLAMATLDVLKEFGGEPANFLDVGGGATREKVAEAFKIILQDSDVKGVFVNIFGGIMRCDVIAQGIIEAASEVHCALPIVVRMDGSKVEEGKKLLLDSGLNVQIGENLGDGAARIVQMLGQK, from the coding sequence ATGAACATTCACGAGTACCAGGCCAAAGAGATTTTAAGCTCCTTCGGCATTCCGGTGCCACGCGGCAGGGTTGCTCTGACCTCCGACCAGGTGGAACGTGCGGCCAAGGAGATGGGAGGGCGTTGCGTGGTGAAGGCCCAGATATACGCCGGCGGCAGGGGTAAGGCCGGCGGCGTCAAGCTGGTCCACCACCCGGAGCAGGCGCAGGAACTGGGGAAGGACCTGTTCACCAGGAAACTGGTCACACCGCAGACCGGCCCGGAGGGTCTAAGGGTGCGGAGGATTCTGGTAGAGGAGGCGGTGGAAATCGCTCGCGAGTTCTATCTCTCCATCACCCTCGACCGGGAATCATCCCGCTACTGCCTGATCGCCTCGGCCGAAGGCGGGGTAGAGATCGAAGAGGTGGCGCAAAAGTCGCCGGAGAAGATCCACATGCTTACCATCGACCCGTTCACCGGACTTCGTCCCTACCAGGCGCGCAAAATCGCCCTTGCCCTCGGCCTGGCGGGGAGCGTCTGCGAGGACTGCGTCGAGCTGATCCTGAACCTGTACCGTCTCTGCCTGGAAAAGGACTGCTACCTGGTGGAGATCAACCCGCTGGTAGTGACCAGGGCGGGGTGGCTCATGGCCATGGACGCCAAGATCAACTTTGACGACAACGCCATGTTCCGCCACCGGGAGTACCCCGACATGCTCGACTACTCCCAGCTCGACACACTGGAGATCAACGCCGGCAAGTACGACCTCTCCTACATCAAGCTGCAGGGAAATATCGGCTGTATGGTGAACGGCGCCGGTCTGGCCATGGCAACCCTGGACGTGCTCAAAGAGTTCGGGGGCGAACCCGCCAACTTCCTCGACGTGGGGGGTGGAGCAACCAGGGAAAAGGTGGCCGAGGCGTTCAAGATTATCCTCCAGGACTCTGACGTCAAAGGGGTCTTTGTCAATATTTTCGGCGGCATCATGCGTTGCGACGTAATCGCCCAGGGGATCATCGAGGCGGCCTCCGAGGTGCACTGTGCACTCCCCATCGTGGTGAGAATGGACGGCAGCAAGGTGGAAGAGGGAAAAAAGCTCCTTCTGGATTCGGGCCTGAACGTCCAGATCGGTGAAAACCTGGGGGACGGCGCTGCGCGGATTGTCCAGATGCTTGGCCAGAAATAA
- the sucD gene encoding succinate--CoA ligase subunit alpha, with protein MSILLNKDSKIVVQGITGRSGLFHTQQCRDYGSKIVAGVTPGKGGIHIEGIPVFNTVDEAVHYTNADVSMIFVPPPGAADAILEAADAGIELAVCITEGIPVRDMVLARRVLEGKKMRLVGPNCPGVITPGECKVGIMPGHIHKKGKIGVVSRSGTLTYEAVKQLTDVGLGQSTCVGIGGDPIIGLKFIDVLKLFNEDPQTEAVFMIGEIGGGAEEEAAYWIKENMKKPVAAFIAGVTAPPGKRMGHAGAIITGGKGKAEDKIKTLQECGVAVSTSPTKMGETMQSVMGKGKRGKSS; from the coding sequence ATGTCTATTCTGTTAAACAAGGACTCCAAAATAGTCGTACAGGGGATCACCGGCAGGAGCGGTCTGTTCCACACCCAGCAGTGCCGGGATTACGGAAGCAAAATCGTGGCGGGGGTCACGCCGGGCAAGGGGGGGATTCACATTGAGGGAATTCCGGTCTTCAACACGGTAGATGAAGCGGTTCACTACACCAACGCCGATGTTTCCATGATCTTCGTCCCGCCGCCGGGAGCAGCGGACGCCATCCTCGAAGCCGCTGATGCCGGAATAGAGCTGGCAGTTTGCATCACCGAGGGAATCCCGGTGCGCGACATGGTCCTGGCCCGACGCGTTCTGGAAGGGAAGAAAATGCGCTTGGTCGGACCGAACTGCCCGGGCGTGATCACCCCGGGAGAGTGCAAAGTCGGCATAATGCCCGGTCATATTCACAAAAAGGGTAAAATCGGCGTGGTCTCCAGAAGCGGCACCCTTACCTACGAGGCGGTAAAACAGCTCACCGATGTGGGGCTTGGCCAGTCCACCTGCGTGGGAATCGGCGGCGACCCGATCATCGGTTTGAAATTTATCGACGTGCTGAAACTCTTCAACGAGGATCCACAGACCGAAGCGGTCTTTATGATCGGCGAGATCGGCGGTGGCGCAGAAGAAGAGGCAGCTTACTGGATAAAAGAAAACATGAAGAAGCCGGTAGCGGCCTTCATCGCCGGTGTCACCGCCCCGCCGGGCAAACGGATGGGACATGCCGGCGCCATCATCACCGGCGGCAAGGGAAAAGCGGAAGACAAAATCAAGACCCTCCAGGAATGCGGCGTTGCCGTTTCCACCAGCCCGACAAAAATGGGTGAAACGA